The Pseudanabaena sp. PCC 6802 genomic interval TCACATCACCATTGAAATACTCTACTGGATTCAACTGCGGCGCATAGGAAGGCAAATAAAATAACTCGATCTCCTGGGAGTGCTGTTCTAACCATTGCTGCACGGGGCGCTCTCGATGGACGGGATGGCGATCCACGATCCAAAACAGTTTGCTTGAACGCTTGTCAATCAACCGTTGCAGAAATTCAATAAATACTGGGGCTGTCAAGGTACAGGTGTAAAGCATAAATTGAATCGTGCCTTGATTACTGATGCTAGCAATGAAATTCAACCGTGTCCGCTCGCGTTTACTAGGACGAATTTCAGGGGGATGCCCCTTGGGTGCATAACCTCGCCCCCCATACTCATCAGAACTGAGTCCCGATTCATCTCCCCACTCGATTTCGGCACCTTCTGCTTGTGCCCGTTGCTCAATCGCGGGATATTCTTCCTGTAACCAGTGTTTCACGGCAGCGGGGTCTTGCTCATAGGCACGTTCGATCGGCTTCTGGGGGCTGTAGCCCCATCGTTTGAGGTATTCCCCCACTGTGCGGATTGGCATCTCCACACCTAATTCTTGCTCGATTAAGGCTTTTACGGCTCGTCTACTCCACAAGGCGCTCTCGATCTGGTATTCCTCCGGGCTGTGTCCCCGCAGCATTGCTTCAATCGTTGTTTCCTCTGAGGCACTTAAACTGCGCCCTTCCCCTACCTCTCGTCCTCGTCGCTGCTGAAACAGGGCTGCTTCTCCGTAATCTTGATACGCCCACCACCACTCCGTAATCGTGTTACGATGAATCCCCAGGTACTCACTAATATCACATACTCGTTTCCCTTGTTCTCGCAACCGGATCGCTTGCTGTCGAAGGTAATTTTGCGTCTCTATCGATAGGTGTCGGCCATCTGGTTTATCCATGTCAAACCTCCTTGTGCCTTTACTTCTATTATCCTATGCTTTCTTTTTCATTGCCGGAGCAATAACCCTGTAATTGTGGGACCTACGATGAAGTTGTTAGCACTTGTTGCCGATCCAGCAGTAGTATTAACGGTCACGGGGCCGGTAGTTGCGTTCAGGGGCACCATCGCTGAAACTCTGGTGGAGCCATCACCAGTTAAGCCGACTAATGTAGCAGGCATTCCATTAAACAGTACGCTGGTGGTTCCAGAGAGATTAGTGCCCTGGATTGTGACCCAGAATCCACCTGGCAGAGCCGGTTGAGAAAATCCTGTAATTGTGGGTTGGTTGTTTTGTAATGGTGCAGTTGAGACTGCGACATCGAGCAAACTATCACCAGTAGCGCGGAGCAAGGGCGGTGTAATTCCAGGATTGAGCGGAGGTATGGCTGTAGCCGCACCCGTATCCAAATTGACACAGTATAGAGTCGATCCAGAGACAGCAACGGCATTGTTGACCAGATTTTGAGGATTAGTATAAATATCCATCCCTGCGACGGGGGCAAAGTTCACACCGAGAGAACCAATCGTTCGGTTGATGCCGTTTGCCGTCTGATTAGGCCCCGTAACAACCTGATTGGAACCGACCGTAGCTAGACTCTGGATCGTCAGCACGTCCTTATCGGAGTCGATGTTGTACAGGACGGTTTGGGTAGCATTGGGAACGTTATTCGTGTAGGCTCCAGCAGTAATGTTGGGATCTACACCTTCATTGCGATCGCCATCTGCATATACTAAACTTAGTTGCGGATTGGTAGCGCTGAGATCTACACCATTGGCATTGGCAACAGCTAAATTCTGGTCATTACTGCCGATCAAGCGCAGAGCATTGACAACGGGATTGAAATCCATCAAAGATTGGAAACCCCCATCGAAGCTAGTTGGAAGGGTACTGACAAACTTAGTCGCACCGCTAGCGGGATCGATAATGTAGATAAGATCGGTATCCGTTATCCCATAGAGCAGGTTGTTGGCTGGGCGAAAGTCGATTCCCTCTAAATTCCCTTTAATGTCTGTTACTTGCACGGGATTCACAAATAGACCAAGACTGGGATTATAGGTGAATAGAGTATTGTTACTGTCGAGGGCTATAATAGGCTGGCTGACTGGCAAACTGGAGCAGGGGACTGGGAATGATGCCACCTGCGCAGAAGCAGAACCAACGTTAGCAATCAGGCTAACCAAACTGAAGAAGATTGCTGCAACAAGCATTGATAACCGCTTGACAGCATTACAAAAAAAGATTCGCATCGGATAATCTCCTGGAAATTGCGTGTGAGTGCAGTTCTGGGCAGTAGAGCTTTGTTTTGGTGAACTCTTTGCATAGAACCTTGAGTGTAGTTTGTCTCAACCCACTGTTCATTTCCCAGTCCAAAATCTATTCAGTTTGTCTTTGTTGATGTTTAATTGATACTCAATTTGTATTCAGCTAATTTCGCGCTGCCATAGCATATTTGTTACTCGTTCGATCCCAGTTTTAAGGTGGCGACGATAGGTACTGAAGGGTAAATCCAATAACTCCGCTGCCCGTTCCTGGGTAGGGGCAGGATGCAGGTATGTCCGATCTAAGGCGCGATATAGTTTTTCATCGCGAGGAGCAGATCGCAGCGATGCTATTATCTCTTCGATCGCAGATTGTAAAGTTGCGATACGTTGATTCATGTCTGTCTTATCTACAGTGTGCTCCACAATTAGCCGCGATCGCAGAAGAGGATTTTGCTGCAAGATATTGGGACTGCTCAGATGGCGGAGGGCGTGTTGTACGGCTTCGACAAACTCTGCCTGACTGAGAACTAATAAAGGTTCGCTGACGTGAGTTGTATTGGTAGCCTGGACTGAGGCGGCAATTTCCCTTTGGGCGAGTAACTCCTGCCAAGCTGCGGGTGAGAGGACGCGCCAGTCGTGTCCGTATGCGCCATAGCATTTCCCTCCCACAGTAAAGTCAGCCTCTGGCAACCTGGTTAGATCGGCATAGGCAAACATCGCTGCCCATGACTCCGGGTCAGCGCAGGGTAGAAAGGTAAATGCCAATCCTGATGTGTTTCGGTAGTATTGAACGAGATTGATAAATATGAGGCTTTGAGTTGGCGATACATTCTGGTATGTATCTCGTGCCATCCAAAAACGAAATAAAGAAGCTCCTTCTCCCGATCGCAAAGGAGCGTGTTTGTGTAGGTATTCCCAAGCGGCGATCGCAGCGGGATCGGCGCGCAG includes:
- a CDS encoding IS630 family transposase gives rise to the protein MDKPDGRHLSIETQNYLRQQAIRLREQGKRVCDISEYLGIHRNTITEWWWAYQDYGEAALFQQRRGREVGEGRSLSASEETTIEAMLRGHSPEEYQIESALWSRRAVKALIEQELGVEMPIRTVGEYLKRWGYSPQKPIERAYEQDPAAVKHWLQEEYPAIEQRAQAEGAEIEWGDESGLSSDEYGGRGYAPKGHPPEIRPSKRERTRLNFIASISNQGTIQFMLYTCTLTAPVFIEFLQRLIDKRSSKLFWIVDRHPVHRERPVQQWLEQHSQEIELFYLPSYAPQLNPVEYFNGDVKQGVHAKPLTRNLGQLKHRLLSQLQKLQRLPAHIRSYFKHPSIIYAAL
- a CDS encoding DUF4394 domain-containing protein, with product MRIFFCNAVKRLSMLVAAIFFSLVSLIANVGSASAQVASFPVPCSSLPVSQPIIALDSNNTLFTYNPSLGLFVNPVQVTDIKGNLEGIDFRPANNLLYGITDTDLIYIIDPASGATKFVSTLPTSFDGGFQSLMDFNPVVNALRLIGSNDQNLAVANANGVDLSATNPQLSLVYADGDRNEGVDPNITAGAYTNNVPNATQTVLYNIDSDKDVLTIQSLATVGSNQVVTGPNQTANGINRTIGSLGVNFAPVAGMDIYTNPQNLVNNAVAVSGSTLYCVNLDTGAATAIPPLNPGITPPLLRATGDSLLDVAVSTAPLQNNQPTITGFSQPALPGGFWVTIQGTNLSGTTSVLFNGMPATLVGLTGDGSTRVSAMVPLNATTGPVTVNTTAGSATSANNFIVGPTITGLLLRQ